Within the Bacteroidia bacterium genome, the region CTTGTTTTTTTTGTTTGGCGGAGAGTTAGGGAATACTAACGTGAACCCTTTTGGGGGGCATCAAACAAAAAAAACCTGCTCGTGGCCTCGCTTGGTTTTTTTATTTCCAGCGGTAAAGGAGGGATTACTTACGTGAACCCGTTTGGGGAGGCATCAAACAAAAAAAACCTGCTCGTGGCCTCGCTTGGTTTTTTTATTTCCATTCCTCACTCAAGCCCTGGCGGGCTTGGTTCGGGTTGGAAATAAAAAAACCAACCCTTCGGGCTGGTTTTTTTTTGTTTGGCGGAGAGTGAGGGATTACTTACGTGAACCCTGGTTAGGGGGCATCAAACAAAAAAAAACCGCTCGTGGCCTCGCTTGGTTTTTTTATTTCCACTCCTCACTCAATCCCTGGCGGGCTTGGTTCGGGTTGGAAATAAAAAAACCAACCCTCCGGGCTGGTTTTTTTTGTTTGGCGGAGAGTGAGGGATTCGAACCCTCGATACAGTTACCCGTATACAAACTTTCCAGGCTTGCTCGTTCGACCACTCTGACAACTCTCCGTTTTAACGGTAAATAGGAGTGCGAAATTAATAGAATACTTAATTACTCACCTCTCCTCGTAAAGATTTTCTTAATTCTGTCTTTACATCTTCATTGTTAGGATAGTTCCCAAGCAATAACATTAGCTTGGTCACCGCCGCTTCAAACGTGATGTCTTCACCACTGATAGCCCCATATTTTACAAATAATCCACTCGTTTCGTATAATCCTTGCACCACCTTTCCTCCCCGACATTGGGTGGTATTCAGTACTAAAACATTCTTTTCCTTGGCTAACCGTAAAAACACTTCAAATACCTCATAATTTGGTCCATTTCCGGTTCCATAACTTTGAATTATTATAGCCCTTACCTTGTTGTTTTCCAACATGTCTATATAAGGCCCCAACCAAATTCCCGGAAACAACCGTATGGCACAAATAGAATCACTTAGACGGGTGTTTAACCTAAAATCTCCCGTTGGAAGTGGCAATATGGCCGACTCATTGTACTTGATCTGAACCCCTGCCTCGGCCAATTCAGGGTAATTTACACTTCGAAAGGCTTCAAAATCTTCTGCATTAAACTTGTGTGAGCGATTGCCACGGTATAATTTATACTCAAAATATAAACTTACCTCCGGAACCATCGGTGAACCATCTGCCCGCTTGGTTGCAGCAATTTCAATGGAAGTAATTAAATTTTCCCGGGCATCTGTTCTTAGAATTCCGGCAGGTAATTGTGAACCGGTCAAAATAACCGGTTTGCCTAAATTCTCAAACATAAAACTTAAAGCTGAGGCCGTAAACGACATGGTATCCGAGCCATGCAAAACTACAAAACCGGAATACGAAGTGTAGTTCTTCTCAATTACCTCCGCAATTTGTATCCAATGCAAGGGTGATATCGCCGAACTATCTACCGGTTTGGCAAATGAATAGGTGTCTATCGGAAAATCAAAACGCTCCAACTCAGGAAAATGGGTCTTTAGTTTCCCAAAGTTCATAGGTTTTAACTGCCCTGTTTTGTGGTCCTGGACCATGCCTATCGTACCTCCAGTATAAATCAATAAAATTTTTGTTGCTTCCAATGGTATATTCGGGAATAAATTGTCCGCAAATATCCCTTTTTTTGTGCAATGATTTTTGATTACCACCTATTGTTTTGGATTGCCGCTGCTTTGGTGGTTCTAATCGGACTTGGCTGTAAAATGGCTAAGCTCCCCAATGTGGATGTCTATTTTCTTTTTACTTGTTTACCAATGGGTTTAACCTATATCAATTTCTTTGTGTTTAACCTCAACCGATGGAAAACCTTTCACCTTCCGCAAACTTTCCTGTTCTGGGCTGTTCCTGCTGTTCTAATTGCCATTTTTGCTCCATCCCACAAAAAAAGGGAGTTGGCTGTTGTTATGCTTTTCCATCTCTTAGCTTTTTGCTGGGTCGATTACCTACCCGATTGGTCCTCCTGGTTCTCATCCCATTTCCCCGATCGTCGGTTTGCCGCACTAGCCTATTGGGCAGGCGTTCTTTTTGTTTCTTATTTCGGAATATCTATCCTTGGCCGGAGACTTTTTGACCGCTTGTACCCGGATTCCATAAATCCAAATCTGCACGCTTTTTACCTGCCACCTGCACCAATGAAACGCGAAACAGCCTGGTACCTGCTTCTTTTACCGTTTATTTTGTTTTTGGCTTTTCATTTTTCATCCGATTCACATTTTCTCGACACCTATCCTTTTTACCAATCTGCCGAT harbors:
- a CDS encoding asparaginase — protein: MVQDHKTGQLKPMNFGKLKTHFPELERFDFPIDTYSFAKPVDSSAISPLHWIQIAEVIEKNYTSYSGFVVLHGSDTMSFTASALSFMFENLGKPVILTGSQLPAGILRTDARENLITSIEIAATKRADGSPMVPEVSLYFEYKLYRGNRSHKFNAEDFEAFRSVNYPELAEAGVQIKYNESAILPLPTGDFRLNTRLSDSICAIRLFPGIWLGPYIDMLENNKVRAIIIQSYGTGNGPNYEVFEVFLRLAKEKNVLVLNTTQCRGGKVVQGLYETSGLFVKYGAISGEDITFEAAVTKLMLLLGNYPNNEDVKTELRKSLRGEVSN
- a CDS encoding CPBP family intramembrane metalloprotease; this translates as MIFDYHLLFWIAAALVVLIGLGCKMAKLPNVDVYFLFTCLPMGLTYINFFVFNLNRWKTFHLPQTFLFWAVPAVLIAIFAPSHKKRELAVVMLFHLLAFCWVDYLPDWSSWFSSHFPDRRFAALAYWAGVLFVSYFGISILGRRLFDRLYPDSINPNLHAFYLPPAPMKRETAWYLLLLPFILFLAFHFSSDSHFLDTYPFYQSADTPLYSLSKALVWEFLYGLTFITLEFFFRGFIIHSLASRIGWLCIPAMGFFYCLLHFGKPLPECLGSLLGGMALGTISYRNGSIWAGMLCHLSLAWAMDFWALYPLLF